A genomic window from Peromyscus maniculatus bairdii isolate BWxNUB_F1_BW_parent chromosome 1, HU_Pman_BW_mat_3.1, whole genome shotgun sequence includes:
- the LOC102913081 gene encoding uncharacterized protein C2orf78 homolog isoform X1 — MAENFQSAPFFGTECALQASVPELRNAIPLAGSVYNFSRVSTPAVSAAWLLPSDSTTCCQQLMDSAYPYLPAGTTMVTSLTDQGQMSASPLSYPGVLQWDPMGNTDQRGAALQDFTVTITDQNTTFSSFSRTAQGDNILDPNALVLSYPTLSANLLLATPPQAPNQGYSLAPSYLEGSHFYYYDLNSLGPQMAGELRQCLQACGSVSYSGGQASALKPEIVMMPKEIQSTDIQTPFSTSAMYYATPAQDMPDTSLQVVKMETTLGLTAAGQTLCLRQSPDLCNACTQDVQKSPPVHGDWSLTAPSDSPSEFLPLPPAPILEQTENNDLDLMTHDLSTLLDAYEGIKENQDPSLLPLAHANMHQALNYTDSGILKQKLSPDNATLGSSSLGQDEPGVLQSAMDSSMDFADMTTLVADTHLPRFFNSITDMNPLQDPTATQSKDISRDQVQESSSTISVPMDQVRKNGQKASEVLDGSPQARIQLQDLVKEEEAVGSAGSSEGAIDNMPKNLEGRAQKAIPSTPSRARTQGQDKTKRSRENNCKKTEELKQSRNRVKADENTTMPKNKRKRNPPELSHNSFKKPRTRLGMHMLESVQVFHRLGKKSEKKTGISSSRARLNFSSNKDPRAGPATTSLLDVPCDGRGPGKTPSNAQRPESNAHRECHPSPSQYELPPPGKVKLVPLPFPALDKPQARLVSKKPLSLASHGTPTLYPVRPHSNSAQSTTPKPSKPAPASTSLMASDKLVLPIATSATLDNITNPIQSCTGPQPAVHRPVSYRASSHPSLQRELASADKNKAPSPPKPQIQHLLQDFSRQPIPWGKVDILGPVISQPITEEQRPEREAMKRRAQQERENAAKYTSL, encoded by the exons aaaatttTCAAAGTGCACCTTTCTTTGGAACAGAATGTGCTCTGCAGGCCTCTGTACCTGAGCTGAGGAATGCCATACCCTTAGCAGGAAGTGTGTACAACTTCTCCAGGGTCTCCACCCCAGCTGTGAGTGCAGCATGGCTCCTGCCATCAGACTCCACAACTTGTTGCCAGCAGCTCATGGACAGTGCCTACCCCTACCTACCAGCTGGCACAACCATGGTGACTTCGCTGACTGACCAGGGCCAGATGTCTGCCTCACCACTCTCCTATCCAGGTGTTCTCCAGTGGGATCCCATGGGAAACACTGACCAGAGGGGAGCTGCACTCCAGGACTTCACTGTAACTATCACTGACCAGAATACcacattctcctccttctctaggaCAGCCCAgggtgataatattttagatcccAATGCCTTAGTCCTTTCCTATCCAACACTGTCTGCCAACCTTCTTCTGGCCACACCACCACAGGCACCAAATCAAGGATACAGCCTGGCACCTTCCTACCTGGAGGGCAGCCACTTCTATTACTATGACCTCAATAGCCTGGGCCCTCAGATGGCTGGTGAACTCAGGCAGTGCCTGCAGGCCTGTGGCTCTGTGTCCTACTCTGGGGGTCAGGCCTCTGCCCTGAAACCAGAGATAGTGATGATGCCAAAGGAGATTCAGTCAACAGATATCCAAACAcccttctccacctctgccatGTACTATGCCACACCTGCTCAAGACATGCCAGACACCAGTCTTCAAG tgGTGAAAATGGAGACAACCCTGGGATTGACAGCTGCAGGCCAGACACTCTGTCTGCGGCAGAGTCCAGACCTCTGCAATGCCTGCACACAGGATGTCCAGAAGTCACCACCTGTCCATGGGGACTGGTCATTAACTGCCCCCAgcgacagtccttcagaattcctgcccttgcctcctgctccaatcttggaacaaacagagaataaCGACTTGGATTTGATGACACATGATCTATCAACTCTTCTGGATGCCTATGAgggcataaaagaaaaccaagacccaTCACTTCTCCCTTTAGCACATGCCAACATGCATCAGGCCCTGAACTACACTGATTCAGGGATCCTAAaacagaagctttctcctgacaatgccaccttgggaagcagcagccttggtcaggatgagcctggggTGCTGCAGAGTGCGATGGActccagcatggactttgcagacatgactacactGGTGGCAGATACTCACCTTCCCAGATTCTTCAACTCAATCACTGATATGAACCCATTGCAAGATCCCACAGCAACCCAATCCAAAGATATCAGCAGGGATCAGGTCCAGGAAAGCTCCAGCACCATCAGTGTACCCATGGACCAAGTGAGAAAGAATGGCCAGAAAGCTTCTGAGGTGCTAGATGGGTCTCCTCAGGCCAGAATCCAGCTCCAGGACCTGGTGAAGGAAGAAGAGGCTGTGGGCAGTGCTGGGTCCAGTGAAGGGGCTATTGACAACATGCCTAAGAACTTGGAGGGCAGAGCCCAGAAAGCCATACCCAGCACGCCCAGCAGAGCAAGGACTCAGGGGCAAGACAAGACCAAGAGATCCAGAGAAAACAACTGCAAGAAAACAGAGGAGCTCAAGCAGTCAAGGAACAGAGTCAAGGCAGATGAAAACACCACCATGccaaagaacaagaggaagaggaatccacCTGAGCTCAGCCACAACAGCTTTAAAAAGCCTCGAACTCGCCTCGGCATGCACATGCTAGAATCCGTGCAAGTCTTTCACAGACTGGGGaagaagagtgagaagaaaaCTGGCATCTCTTCCTCCCGGGCTCGGCTAAACTTCAGCAGCAACAAAGATCCCAGGGCAGGCCCAGCCACCACATCACTTCTGGATGTGCCATGTGATGGCCGAGGCCCTGGCAAAACCCCGAGCAATGCTCAGAGACCAGAGAGCAATGCTCACAGGGAGTGTCATCCATCTCCATCCCAGTATGAGCTGCCCCCTCCTGGCAAGGTGAAGTTAGTACCTCTGCCTTTTCCAGCCCTGGACAAGCCTCAAGCCAGACTGGTTTCTAAGaagcctctctccctggcttcacATGGGACCCCTACACTGTACCCTGTGAGACCTCATTCTAACTCAGCTCAGTCTACCACACCCAAGCCATCTAAACCAGCTCCTGCCAGCACTTCTTTGATGGCCTCTGACAAGCTAGTTCTGCCTATTGCTACCAGTGCCACACTAGATAACATAACCAACCCCATCCAGTCTTGCACTGGGCCTCAGCCAGCTGTCCATAGGCCAGTATCCTACAGGGCATCATCTCACCCTTCACTACAGAGGGAGCTTGCCTCTGCTGACAAGAACaaggccccatcacctcccaaaccTCAAATCCAACATCTGCTGCAAGACTTCAGCCGCCAACCAATTCCATGGGGGAAAGTTGACATTCTAGGGCCAGTCATCTCACAGcccatcacagaagagcagaggccagagagggaggccatgaagaggcgggctcaacaggagagagagaatgccgcCAAGTACACGTCTCTGTGA
- the LOC102913081 gene encoding uncharacterized protein C2orf78 homolog isoform X2, which translates to MAENFQSAPFFGTECALQASVPELRNAIPLAGSVYNFSRVSTPAVSAAWLLPSDSTTCCQQLMDSAYPYLPAGTTMVTSLTDQGQMSASPLSYPVVKMETTLGLTAAGQTLCLRQSPDLCNACTQDVQKSPPVHGDWSLTAPSDSPSEFLPLPPAPILEQTENNDLDLMTHDLSTLLDAYEGIKENQDPSLLPLAHANMHQALNYTDSGILKQKLSPDNATLGSSSLGQDEPGVLQSAMDSSMDFADMTTLVADTHLPRFFNSITDMNPLQDPTATQSKDISRDQVQESSSTISVPMDQVRKNGQKASEVLDGSPQARIQLQDLVKEEEAVGSAGSSEGAIDNMPKNLEGRAQKAIPSTPSRARTQGQDKTKRSRENNCKKTEELKQSRNRVKADENTTMPKNKRKRNPPELSHNSFKKPRTRLGMHMLESVQVFHRLGKKSEKKTGISSSRARLNFSSNKDPRAGPATTSLLDVPCDGRGPGKTPSNAQRPESNAHRECHPSPSQYELPPPGKVKLVPLPFPALDKPQARLVSKKPLSLASHGTPTLYPVRPHSNSAQSTTPKPSKPAPASTSLMASDKLVLPIATSATLDNITNPIQSCTGPQPAVHRPVSYRASSHPSLQRELASADKNKAPSPPKPQIQHLLQDFSRQPIPWGKVDILGPVISQPITEEQRPEREAMKRRAQQERENAAKYTSL; encoded by the exons aaaatttTCAAAGTGCACCTTTCTTTGGAACAGAATGTGCTCTGCAGGCCTCTGTACCTGAGCTGAGGAATGCCATACCCTTAGCAGGAAGTGTGTACAACTTCTCCAGGGTCTCCACCCCAGCTGTGAGTGCAGCATGGCTCCTGCCATCAGACTCCACAACTTGTTGCCAGCAGCTCATGGACAGTGCCTACCCCTACCTACCAGCTGGCACAACCATGGTGACTTCGCTGACTGACCAGGGCCAGATGTCTGCCTCACCACTCTCCTATCCAG tgGTGAAAATGGAGACAACCCTGGGATTGACAGCTGCAGGCCAGACACTCTGTCTGCGGCAGAGTCCAGACCTCTGCAATGCCTGCACACAGGATGTCCAGAAGTCACCACCTGTCCATGGGGACTGGTCATTAACTGCCCCCAgcgacagtccttcagaattcctgcccttgcctcctgctccaatcttggaacaaacagagaataaCGACTTGGATTTGATGACACATGATCTATCAACTCTTCTGGATGCCTATGAgggcataaaagaaaaccaagacccaTCACTTCTCCCTTTAGCACATGCCAACATGCATCAGGCCCTGAACTACACTGATTCAGGGATCCTAAaacagaagctttctcctgacaatgccaccttgggaagcagcagccttggtcaggatgagcctggggTGCTGCAGAGTGCGATGGActccagcatggactttgcagacatgactacactGGTGGCAGATACTCACCTTCCCAGATTCTTCAACTCAATCACTGATATGAACCCATTGCAAGATCCCACAGCAACCCAATCCAAAGATATCAGCAGGGATCAGGTCCAGGAAAGCTCCAGCACCATCAGTGTACCCATGGACCAAGTGAGAAAGAATGGCCAGAAAGCTTCTGAGGTGCTAGATGGGTCTCCTCAGGCCAGAATCCAGCTCCAGGACCTGGTGAAGGAAGAAGAGGCTGTGGGCAGTGCTGGGTCCAGTGAAGGGGCTATTGACAACATGCCTAAGAACTTGGAGGGCAGAGCCCAGAAAGCCATACCCAGCACGCCCAGCAGAGCAAGGACTCAGGGGCAAGACAAGACCAAGAGATCCAGAGAAAACAACTGCAAGAAAACAGAGGAGCTCAAGCAGTCAAGGAACAGAGTCAAGGCAGATGAAAACACCACCATGccaaagaacaagaggaagaggaatccacCTGAGCTCAGCCACAACAGCTTTAAAAAGCCTCGAACTCGCCTCGGCATGCACATGCTAGAATCCGTGCAAGTCTTTCACAGACTGGGGaagaagagtgagaagaaaaCTGGCATCTCTTCCTCCCGGGCTCGGCTAAACTTCAGCAGCAACAAAGATCCCAGGGCAGGCCCAGCCACCACATCACTTCTGGATGTGCCATGTGATGGCCGAGGCCCTGGCAAAACCCCGAGCAATGCTCAGAGACCAGAGAGCAATGCTCACAGGGAGTGTCATCCATCTCCATCCCAGTATGAGCTGCCCCCTCCTGGCAAGGTGAAGTTAGTACCTCTGCCTTTTCCAGCCCTGGACAAGCCTCAAGCCAGACTGGTTTCTAAGaagcctctctccctggcttcacATGGGACCCCTACACTGTACCCTGTGAGACCTCATTCTAACTCAGCTCAGTCTACCACACCCAAGCCATCTAAACCAGCTCCTGCCAGCACTTCTTTGATGGCCTCTGACAAGCTAGTTCTGCCTATTGCTACCAGTGCCACACTAGATAACATAACCAACCCCATCCAGTCTTGCACTGGGCCTCAGCCAGCTGTCCATAGGCCAGTATCCTACAGGGCATCATCTCACCCTTCACTACAGAGGGAGCTTGCCTCTGCTGACAAGAACaaggccccatcacctcccaaaccTCAAATCCAACATCTGCTGCAAGACTTCAGCCGCCAACCAATTCCATGGGGGAAAGTTGACATTCTAGGGCCAGTCATCTCACAGcccatcacagaagagcagaggccagagagggaggccatgaagaggcgggctcaacaggagagagagaatgccgcCAAGTACACGTCTCTGTGA
- the LOC102913081 gene encoding uncharacterized protein C2orf78 homolog isoform X3: METTLGLTAAGQTLCLRQSPDLCNACTQDVQKSPPVHGDWSLTAPSDSPSEFLPLPPAPILEQTENNDLDLMTHDLSTLLDAYEGIKENQDPSLLPLAHANMHQALNYTDSGILKQKLSPDNATLGSSSLGQDEPGVLQSAMDSSMDFADMTTLVADTHLPRFFNSITDMNPLQDPTATQSKDISRDQVQESSSTISVPMDQVRKNGQKASEVLDGSPQARIQLQDLVKEEEAVGSAGSSEGAIDNMPKNLEGRAQKAIPSTPSRARTQGQDKTKRSRENNCKKTEELKQSRNRVKADENTTMPKNKRKRNPPELSHNSFKKPRTRLGMHMLESVQVFHRLGKKSEKKTGISSSRARLNFSSNKDPRAGPATTSLLDVPCDGRGPGKTPSNAQRPESNAHRECHPSPSQYELPPPGKVKLVPLPFPALDKPQARLVSKKPLSLASHGTPTLYPVRPHSNSAQSTTPKPSKPAPASTSLMASDKLVLPIATSATLDNITNPIQSCTGPQPAVHRPVSYRASSHPSLQRELASADKNKAPSPPKPQIQHLLQDFSRQPIPWGKVDILGPVISQPITEEQRPEREAMKRRAQQERENAAKYTSL; encoded by the coding sequence ATGGAGACAACCCTGGGATTGACAGCTGCAGGCCAGACACTCTGTCTGCGGCAGAGTCCAGACCTCTGCAATGCCTGCACACAGGATGTCCAGAAGTCACCACCTGTCCATGGGGACTGGTCATTAACTGCCCCCAgcgacagtccttcagaattcctgcccttgcctcctgctccaatcttggaacaaacagagaataaCGACTTGGATTTGATGACACATGATCTATCAACTCTTCTGGATGCCTATGAgggcataaaagaaaaccaagacccaTCACTTCTCCCTTTAGCACATGCCAACATGCATCAGGCCCTGAACTACACTGATTCAGGGATCCTAAaacagaagctttctcctgacaatgccaccttgggaagcagcagccttggtcaggatgagcctggggTGCTGCAGAGTGCGATGGActccagcatggactttgcagacatgactacactGGTGGCAGATACTCACCTTCCCAGATTCTTCAACTCAATCACTGATATGAACCCATTGCAAGATCCCACAGCAACCCAATCCAAAGATATCAGCAGGGATCAGGTCCAGGAAAGCTCCAGCACCATCAGTGTACCCATGGACCAAGTGAGAAAGAATGGCCAGAAAGCTTCTGAGGTGCTAGATGGGTCTCCTCAGGCCAGAATCCAGCTCCAGGACCTGGTGAAGGAAGAAGAGGCTGTGGGCAGTGCTGGGTCCAGTGAAGGGGCTATTGACAACATGCCTAAGAACTTGGAGGGCAGAGCCCAGAAAGCCATACCCAGCACGCCCAGCAGAGCAAGGACTCAGGGGCAAGACAAGACCAAGAGATCCAGAGAAAACAACTGCAAGAAAACAGAGGAGCTCAAGCAGTCAAGGAACAGAGTCAAGGCAGATGAAAACACCACCATGccaaagaacaagaggaagaggaatccacCTGAGCTCAGCCACAACAGCTTTAAAAAGCCTCGAACTCGCCTCGGCATGCACATGCTAGAATCCGTGCAAGTCTTTCACAGACTGGGGaagaagagtgagaagaaaaCTGGCATCTCTTCCTCCCGGGCTCGGCTAAACTTCAGCAGCAACAAAGATCCCAGGGCAGGCCCAGCCACCACATCACTTCTGGATGTGCCATGTGATGGCCGAGGCCCTGGCAAAACCCCGAGCAATGCTCAGAGACCAGAGAGCAATGCTCACAGGGAGTGTCATCCATCTCCATCCCAGTATGAGCTGCCCCCTCCTGGCAAGGTGAAGTTAGTACCTCTGCCTTTTCCAGCCCTGGACAAGCCTCAAGCCAGACTGGTTTCTAAGaagcctctctccctggcttcacATGGGACCCCTACACTGTACCCTGTGAGACCTCATTCTAACTCAGCTCAGTCTACCACACCCAAGCCATCTAAACCAGCTCCTGCCAGCACTTCTTTGATGGCCTCTGACAAGCTAGTTCTGCCTATTGCTACCAGTGCCACACTAGATAACATAACCAACCCCATCCAGTCTTGCACTGGGCCTCAGCCAGCTGTCCATAGGCCAGTATCCTACAGGGCATCATCTCACCCTTCACTACAGAGGGAGCTTGCCTCTGCTGACAAGAACaaggccccatcacctcccaaaccTCAAATCCAACATCTGCTGCAAGACTTCAGCCGCCAACCAATTCCATGGGGGAAAGTTGACATTCTAGGGCCAGTCATCTCACAGcccatcacagaagagcagaggccagagagggaggccatgaagaggcgggctcaacaggagagagagaatgccgcCAAGTACACGTCTCTGTGA